In Geotalea uraniireducens, one genomic interval encodes:
- the cydB gene encoding cytochrome d ubiquinol oxidase subunit II, with amino-acid sequence MELQIIWFVLWGVLWAVYFMLDGFVLGAGVLHNILGRGDGEKRVLINTIGPVWDGNEVWLVTAGGATFAAFPTTYALMFSYLYTALLLLLFSLIVRGVSYEFRGKIDSDGWKKVWDVAIQVSCFLPALLFGVAFGNIFEGLPMDAAGYHGSLLSLLNPYGLLTGVLFVLLFVVHGALYVSVKTVGDLSNRAKNLADKVWPALLVVAVAFLAYTKFATKLFDNYLATPVLFVVPLVAVAALLGTRLFSAKGSTLAAFAASCVTVLTVVATGVVGLFPNLIPSSIDPNFSLTIYNSSSSPYTLKLMTVVAFIFVPIVILYKIWVYRIFRAPVVEEDVVKDTHAY; translated from the coding sequence ATGGAACTGCAGATTATCTGGTTCGTATTGTGGGGTGTGCTGTGGGCGGTCTATTTCATGCTCGACGGTTTCGTGCTGGGGGCTGGAGTGCTCCATAACATCCTTGGTCGGGGTGACGGGGAAAAGCGGGTGCTGATCAATACAATTGGTCCGGTCTGGGACGGTAATGAGGTCTGGCTGGTTACTGCCGGTGGCGCAACCTTCGCTGCGTTTCCGACCACCTATGCCCTGATGTTCAGTTACCTCTATACCGCGCTGCTCCTGCTGCTCTTTTCGCTGATTGTGCGCGGTGTCTCCTATGAATTCCGTGGCAAGATTGATAGCGACGGCTGGAAAAAAGTCTGGGACGTGGCTATTCAGGTGTCATGCTTCCTGCCGGCACTGCTCTTCGGTGTTGCCTTCGGTAATATTTTCGAGGGATTGCCGATGGATGCCGCCGGCTACCACGGCTCGCTCCTGTCGCTGCTCAATCCTTACGGCTTGCTGACCGGGGTGTTGTTTGTCCTGTTGTTCGTCGTCCATGGGGCGCTTTATGTCTCGGTGAAGACAGTCGGTGATCTGAGCAACCGGGCCAAGAACCTGGCGGATAAAGTCTGGCCGGCCCTTTTGGTAGTGGCAGTCGCCTTCCTCGCCTACACCAAGTTTGCGACGAAACTGTTCGACAACTACCTGGCGACGCCGGTGCTCTTCGTTGTGCCGCTGGTGGCGGTGGCAGCGCTGCTCGGGACGCGGCTGTTTTCAGCCAAGGGGAGTACGCTGGCGGCTTTTGCCGCGTCGTGCGTAACGGTCCTGACCGTTGTGGCCACCGGGGTGGTGGGGCTGTTCCCAAATCTGATCCCCTCCAGCATTGATCCCAATTTCAGCCTGACGATTTACAACTCTTCGTCAAGCCCCTACACGCTGAAATTGATGACAGTGGTTGCCTTCATCTTCGTTCCGATCGTCATCCTCTACAAAATCTGGGTGTATCGCATTTTCAGAGCTCCGGTGGTCGAGGAGGATGTTGTGAAAGATACGCACGCCTATTGA
- a CDS encoding cytochrome ubiquinol oxidase subunit I, with translation MDVLNLSRLQFAATGMFHFIFVPLTLGLSILVAFMETRYVVTGNETYLKMTKFWGKLFLINFALGVVTGITMEFQFGMNWAEYSKYVGDIFGAPLAIEATVAFFLESVFIGLWIFGWDKVSKGVHALAICLVALATNLSALWILLANGWMQKPVGYILRNGRAEMVDFMALITNPYGIIKFFHTVFSGYMVAAFFVMGISAWHLLRKNRIDFFTTSFRTGAVFGLLAALLVLLTGDFHAVEISKTQPTKFAAMESIWETQKGAGMNLILLPDEKNECNAVERLCIPNLVSLLATHTPNAEIKGLKDFPKELRPPVMGTFLSFRLMVGMGTFMILAALVGVVLSMRKNLENQRLFLKIMVLAIPIPYLATQLGWLVAELGRQPWIVYGVLKTSDAVSKSIDTAQVLGSLAGFTLLYGLLGAVDIYLLAKYARKGPDDDLSGIIKPVAGRG, from the coding sequence ATGGACGTATTGAATCTGAGTAGGCTGCAGTTTGCGGCGACGGGGATGTTTCATTTCATCTTTGTGCCGTTGACCCTGGGCCTCTCCATCCTGGTGGCTTTCATGGAGACACGCTATGTCGTCACCGGGAACGAGACCTACCTCAAGATGACAAAGTTTTGGGGGAAACTTTTCCTGATCAACTTTGCCCTCGGGGTTGTCACCGGGATTACCATGGAGTTCCAGTTCGGAATGAACTGGGCGGAATACTCCAAGTACGTCGGTGATATTTTCGGGGCACCACTGGCAATTGAAGCGACCGTGGCGTTTTTCCTCGAATCGGTGTTCATCGGGCTCTGGATCTTCGGCTGGGACAAGGTGTCCAAGGGCGTGCACGCTCTTGCCATCTGCCTGGTAGCTCTGGCGACCAATCTGTCGGCACTCTGGATCCTGCTGGCCAACGGCTGGATGCAGAAGCCTGTCGGGTACATCCTGCGCAACGGCCGGGCGGAGATGGTCGATTTCATGGCGCTCATCACCAACCCCTATGGGATTATCAAGTTCTTTCATACGGTCTTCTCCGGGTATATGGTGGCCGCATTCTTTGTCATGGGTATCTCTGCCTGGCATCTTCTCCGCAAGAATCGCATCGACTTTTTTACCACCTCCTTCCGGACAGGGGCGGTCTTCGGCCTGCTTGCCGCACTCTTGGTGCTGTTGACTGGCGATTTCCATGCTGTCGAGATTTCCAAAACCCAGCCGACCAAGTTTGCGGCAATGGAATCGATCTGGGAAACCCAGAAGGGTGCCGGCATGAACCTGATTCTGCTGCCCGATGAGAAGAATGAATGCAATGCCGTCGAGCGTCTCTGTATCCCTAATCTGGTCAGTCTCCTGGCTACTCATACACCGAATGCCGAAATCAAAGGGTTGAAAGATTTCCCCAAAGAGCTGCGACCACCGGTCATGGGGACGTTCCTCAGCTTCCGGTTGATGGTCGGCATGGGAACGTTCATGATTCTGGCCGCACTGGTGGGGGTCGTCCTCTCGATGCGTAAGAATCTGGAAAATCAGCGGCTGTTCCTCAAAATCATGGTTCTGGCTATCCCCATCCCTTACCTGGCAACCCAACTTGGCTGGCTAGTGGCCGAACTGGGACGGCAGCCGTGGATCGTCTACGGGGTGCTGAAAACCTCCGATGCGGTGTCGAAGTCCATCGATACCGCACAGGTCCTCGGGTCGCTCGCCGGCTTCACCCTGCTGTATGGCCTGCTTGGGGCCGTCGATATTTACCTCCTGGCGAAGTATGCCCGGAAGGGGCCCGACGACGATCTTTCCGGTATTATCAAACCTGTTGCGGGGAGGGGTTAA
- a CDS encoding RrF2 family transcriptional regulator has product MMELTRKGEYAIRGIIYLAQVPSGKVALISEIADATDVPQTFLAKILQSFAKIGIVKSYRGAGGGFVLGRPAAKITLREVVEAVEGPIMPNRCLIGSGSCDREGFCSVHGVWRQIQGKVEEILDDVTIAELAERQR; this is encoded by the coding sequence ATGATGGAACTGACCCGCAAGGGTGAATATGCAATTCGTGGCATCATCTATCTGGCGCAGGTCCCGTCGGGGAAGGTGGCGCTCATTAGCGAGATCGCCGACGCCACTGATGTGCCGCAAACCTTTCTTGCCAAAATTCTGCAAAGTTTTGCCAAAATTGGCATCGTTAAGTCCTATCGTGGAGCTGGCGGCGGTTTCGTGCTCGGGCGACCAGCGGCGAAGATTACCCTCCGCGAGGTAGTGGAAGCAGTGGAAGGGCCGATTATGCCCAACCGCTGTCTGATTGGCAGTGGGAGTTGCGACCGGGAAGGCTTTTGTTCCGTTCATGGCGTGTGGCGCCAGATCCAGGGCAAGGTTGAAGAAATTCTCGATGACGTGACGATTGCCGAATTGGCCGAGCGACAACGATAA
- a CDS encoding c-type cytochrome, with amino-acid sequence MKKRISASIGLALAMAGLILGGCGGGGSSSGTGTTVSSSATVSGVAATGAPMVGTIHLKDAAAAERSTTSQADGSYSIDVTGMTPPYILMAQSTTGGTTTTLCSFASNAGTANINPLSNAAVANADGGNDPAGIFAAPSAAAMQSIAANLPTAISALQNQLQPLLALYNATANPITAPYTANHTGMDAMFDAVTFQMGAGNITIVNKQSQAPIFTSPMNNIGAGTFTSANMPMQPGMGQPGPTQPDGTALYASYCSGCHGSLANSDKAGATAALIQTGISSNIGGMGSLSSLTTAQIQAIANALAPTPTPTPTPTPTPTPTPTPTPTPTPTPTPTPTPTPTPTPTPTPTPTPTPSLAAGQAIYDNDCSGCHRLGTYDTSGSAPNLSGLGSLVTTKFTPGVAGHHGFTLSATDIANIQAFLNAN; translated from the coding sequence ATGAAGAAACGGATTTCGGCGAGCATTGGGCTTGCACTTGCAATGGCAGGGCTCATTCTGGGCGGTTGCGGCGGTGGCGGCTCGTCGAGCGGCACGGGGACAACGGTCTCGTCATCGGCCACGGTAAGCGGAGTTGCAGCTACGGGAGCACCAATGGTTGGCACTATCCACCTCAAAGATGCCGCTGCGGCGGAAAGGAGCACTACCAGCCAGGCGGATGGTTCGTATTCGATCGACGTAACCGGCATGACACCCCCGTATATTCTAATGGCACAAAGCACTACCGGTGGGACGACCACCACCCTCTGCTCGTTTGCCAGCAATGCAGGGACGGCAAATATCAATCCGCTCTCCAACGCTGCCGTAGCCAATGCCGACGGGGGTAACGATCCAGCTGGCATTTTTGCGGCACCTTCCGCGGCAGCAATGCAATCCATCGCCGCCAACCTGCCGACAGCCATCTCGGCCCTGCAGAACCAGCTACAGCCCCTCCTCGCGCTTTATAATGCTACCGCCAACCCGATTACCGCCCCGTATACTGCTAACCATACCGGGATGGATGCCATGTTCGACGCGGTCACCTTCCAGATGGGGGCGGGAAACATCACCATCGTCAACAAACAGTCGCAGGCACCGATTTTTACTTCACCAATGAATAACATTGGCGCCGGAACCTTTACCTCGGCCAATATGCCAATGCAACCCGGCATGGGCCAACCTGGGCCGACCCAGCCCGACGGTACGGCACTTTATGCCAGTTATTGCTCCGGTTGCCACGGCAGCCTCGCCAATTCCGATAAGGCAGGCGCCACAGCGGCCCTGATCCAGACGGGGATTTCCAGCAACATTGGCGGCATGGGTTCACTCTCTTCGTTGACCACGGCCCAAATCCAAGCGATAGCCAATGCGTTGGCCCCGACCCCGACCCCGACCCCGACCCCGACCCCGACTCCGACTCCGACTCCGACTCCGACTCCGACTCCGACTCCGACCCCGACCCCGACTCCGACTCCGACTCCGACTCCGACCCCGACCCCGACCCCGACTCCGACTCCGACCCCTAGCCTGGCCGCCGGGCAGGCAATTTACGACAATGACTGTTCGGGATGTCACCGTCTCGGCACTTACGACACCTCAGGGTCAGCCCCCAACTTGTCGGGCCTTGGCAGTCTGGTTACGACGAAATTCACTCCCGGTGTCGCCGGTCATCACGGCTTCACCCTGAGTGCCACGGACATCGCCAATATTCAGGCATTCCTGAACGCGAACTAG
- a CDS encoding peptidase MA family metallohydrolase — protein MNLPLPSGSVPPDVETASRWRFRLFPAVACLLSLWMIGVVGLGAARAADPLLHNDYAAALIDRGEYEQAIEQLEKAYSLFSSDRTLKENLATAHALLGQKLLDKKSYPQAAEQFGKALELSPDTPRFHLLRGIALTFARDYDAARYELETTRTLGGDSADVFYFLGKTFYDVGETAQALDFWEKAAALAPGDARFAGLLERMRREQSAEGKMDRGYSSRFIVSYDTEVQSGKALDILDALERVYNDVGADLDFYPEARVPVILYTLKDYREVTRSPHWSGGLYDGKIRLPIGGATELTPELRATLRHEYTHAVVRELTRGNCPTWLNEGIAELQGRQESNPPLIELAQAIKTGAFIPLRSLEGNFSALDEQRIRLAYEESYAVVNYLVTNYGWYRVKAILANLGEGVPFDQAVTRGLADFALSYDDFSREWRDSMQQQYRDRKN, from the coding sequence ATGAATTTGCCGTTGCCGTCGGGATCGGTGCCGCCTGATGTTGAAACGGCCAGCCGGTGGCGCTTTCGGCTTTTTCCTGCCGTTGCCTGTTTACTATCTCTGTGGATGATCGGGGTGGTGGGGCTTGGCGCGGCCCGAGCCGCCGACCCGTTGCTGCACAATGATTATGCGGCCGCACTGATTGACCGGGGGGAATACGAGCAGGCCATCGAACAGCTCGAAAAGGCCTACAGTCTCTTCTCTTCGGATCGGACACTCAAGGAAAACCTCGCTACCGCCCACGCTCTCCTCGGGCAGAAACTCCTCGACAAGAAATCGTACCCCCAGGCTGCCGAGCAATTCGGTAAAGCACTCGAACTTTCTCCCGACACCCCCCGCTTTCATCTATTACGAGGCATCGCCCTGACTTTTGCCCGGGACTACGATGCCGCCCGCTATGAGCTGGAGACGACGCGCACCTTGGGGGGGGATAGCGCCGATGTCTTTTATTTCCTCGGTAAAACTTTTTATGATGTTGGGGAAACAGCACAGGCACTTGACTTCTGGGAGAAGGCCGCTGCTCTCGCCCCCGGTGACGCCCGTTTTGCCGGATTGCTCGAACGAATGAGGCGCGAGCAATCGGCGGAAGGGAAAATGGATCGCGGTTACAGCTCCCGTTTCATCGTCTCCTATGATACCGAGGTCCAAAGCGGGAAGGCGCTTGATATCCTGGATGCCCTTGAACGAGTTTACAACGACGTGGGGGCCGACCTGGACTTTTACCCGGAGGCAAGAGTGCCGGTCATCCTCTATACCCTGAAAGATTATCGGGAAGTGACCCGCTCTCCTCACTGGTCTGGCGGACTGTACGACGGCAAGATCCGTCTCCCTATCGGCGGGGCGACCGAACTGACTCCCGAACTGCGGGCAACCCTGCGGCACGAATACACTCATGCCGTTGTCCGCGAATTGACCAGGGGGAATTGCCCGACCTGGCTCAACGAAGGTATTGCGGAACTGCAGGGGAGGCAGGAGTCCAATCCGCCGTTGATTGAACTTGCTCAAGCGATCAAAACCGGGGCATTTATTCCCCTCCGCTCGTTGGAAGGGAACTTCAGTGCCCTTGACGAGCAGAGAATCCGGCTTGCTTATGAAGAGAGCTATGCAGTGGTCAACTATCTAGTAACAAATTATGGTTGGTACCGGGTCAAGGCGATTCTGGCCAACCTGGGAGAGGGAGTGCCGTTTGATCAGGCCGTGACGCGGGGGCTTGCCGATTTCGCCCTGTCATATGATGATTTCTCCCGCGAATGGCGCGACTCTATGCAACAGCAATACCGTGACCGCAAGAACTGA
- a CDS encoding J domain-containing protein, translating to MRYRELRQALELFGLPDRITLKELKKRHRELVRKHHPDVGGNDDGSAIRQLNAAYRILLEYTENYRLSFAEDEFYEQNPDERLRMQFEDTALWGAR from the coding sequence ATGAGGTATCGCGAGCTGCGGCAAGCGCTGGAACTGTTCGGCCTGCCGGACAGGATCACCCTGAAGGAATTGAAGAAGCGCCACCGGGAGCTGGTCAGGAAACATCATCCGGATGTGGGTGGTAATGATGATGGAAGCGCGATTCGCCAGCTCAACGCAGCGTACCGGATTCTTCTCGAGTACACGGAAAATTACCGCCTTTCCTTTGCCGAGGATGAATTCTACGAGCAGAATCCCGATGAGCGCCTGCGGATGCAATTTGAAGATACAGCGCTCTGGGGAGCACGATGA
- the dxs gene encoding 1-deoxy-D-xylulose-5-phosphate synthase, with protein MSPLLDTIASPDDLKGLSLAELTALASELRERIIATCARNGGHLAPSLGVVELTLALHRVFSSPDDKIVWDVGHQAYAHKLLTGRRDQFHTLRTLNGISGFPKRAESPHDAFDVGHSSTSVSAALGFAVARDLDHRTNKVIAVIGDGSMTGGIAYEGLNHAGHLNKDLVVVLNDNEMSIAENVGALSNFLSRTITSEFVHKMKKDVETFLSGLDRVGNRVLKVAKRAEESLKGLFTPGMLFEAFGFEYIGPIDGHDIAMLTETFEKVKRFDDAVLIHVLTKKGKGYRPAEENPSLFHGVGPFEVDSGKVLKGKGGAASYTGVFGEALKKVAADDERVVAITAAMPDGTGLAGFAAAFPKRFFDVGIAEQHGVTFAAGLAAEGYRPVFAVYSSFLQRAFDQVFHDVCLQNLPVTFAIDRAGVVGSDGPTHHGVFDLSYLRSLPNLVLMAPKDENELQHMLKTALMYDGPCALRYPRGNGIGVSLDQVFSPLAIGRGEVLRRGGDGTILAVGSRVQPSLAAAELLENEGISLAVVNARFVKPLDRTLIVELARESGILVTVEENAVQGGFGSAVLELLEEEGIAGKRVLRLGYPDRFVEQGEQAELHAAYGLDTAGIVSRIKAFATV; from the coding sequence ATGTCACCTCTGCTTGACACCATAGCTTCACCCGATGATCTGAAAGGGCTTTCCCTGGCAGAACTGACTGCACTGGCGAGCGAGCTGCGCGAGCGGATCATTGCGACGTGCGCCCGGAATGGCGGGCACCTGGCGCCCAGCCTTGGCGTTGTGGAGCTGACCTTGGCGCTGCACCGGGTCTTTTCGTCTCCTGACGACAAAATCGTCTGGGATGTAGGACATCAGGCCTATGCCCACAAACTGCTTACCGGCCGGCGCGATCAGTTCCATACCCTCCGGACCCTGAACGGGATCAGCGGTTTCCCCAAGCGGGCCGAATCGCCCCATGATGCGTTCGATGTCGGTCATTCCTCGACGTCGGTGTCGGCAGCGCTCGGTTTTGCCGTGGCTCGCGATCTCGACCACCGGACCAACAAGGTGATAGCGGTGATCGGCGACGGTTCCATGACCGGCGGTATTGCCTACGAAGGTCTGAACCATGCCGGACACCTTAACAAGGACCTCGTAGTGGTGCTTAACGACAACGAGATGTCGATTGCCGAAAATGTCGGGGCTCTCTCTAATTTCCTCAGCCGAACCATTACCAGTGAATTTGTTCACAAGATGAAAAAGGATGTCGAAACTTTTCTCAGCGGCCTTGATCGCGTGGGAAACCGCGTGCTCAAGGTTGCCAAGCGGGCCGAGGAATCGCTCAAAGGGCTCTTTACGCCAGGCATGCTGTTCGAGGCGTTCGGCTTCGAATATATCGGCCCCATTGATGGTCACGACATCGCCATGCTCACGGAAACCTTCGAGAAGGTCAAACGTTTCGATGATGCGGTATTGATTCACGTCCTGACGAAAAAAGGGAAAGGATACCGGCCGGCTGAAGAAAATCCTTCGCTGTTCCATGGCGTCGGCCCGTTCGAGGTCGATTCCGGGAAGGTGCTGAAAGGGAAGGGGGGCGCTGCCTCCTATACCGGTGTATTCGGCGAGGCCCTGAAAAAGGTAGCGGCGGATGACGAGCGGGTGGTTGCCATTACTGCGGCCATGCCGGACGGTACGGGGCTGGCGGGGTTTGCCGCTGCTTTCCCGAAGCGGTTTTTCGATGTCGGTATTGCCGAGCAGCATGGCGTAACGTTTGCCGCCGGGCTCGCCGCCGAGGGGTACCGGCCGGTATTCGCGGTTTATTCATCGTTTCTGCAGCGGGCTTTTGATCAGGTCTTCCATGATGTCTGCCTGCAGAACCTGCCGGTTACCTTTGCCATTGACCGGGCCGGGGTGGTGGGGAGCGACGGGCCGACCCACCATGGGGTGTTCGATCTCTCCTATCTCCGTAGCCTTCCCAACCTGGTACTGATGGCACCTAAGGATGAGAACGAGCTGCAACATATGCTGAAAACCGCGCTGATGTACGACGGACCTTGCGCGCTCCGTTATCCGCGCGGCAACGGCATCGGCGTTTCGCTCGATCAGGTGTTTTCACCCTTGGCCATCGGCAGGGGAGAAGTCCTGCGTCGTGGCGGGGACGGGACCATCCTGGCAGTTGGTTCGAGAGTTCAACCGTCGCTGGCTGCAGCCGAACTCCTTGAGAATGAGGGAATCAGCCTGGCGGTGGTTAATGCGCGCTTCGTCAAGCCGCTCGACCGGACGCTGATTGTCGAACTGGCACGGGAGAGCGGCATCCTGGTTACCGTTGAGGAGAATGCCGTTCAGGGAGGGTTCGGTTCGGCGGTACTCGAACTGCTTGAAGAGGAGGGGATTGCGGGGAAGCGCGTTTTGCGGCTCGGCTATCCCGACCGTTTTGTGGAACAGGGTGAGCAAGCTGAGCTTCATGCCGCTTACGGTCTCGACACCGCGGGAATTGTTTCGCGCATAAAGGCTTTCGCGACTGTCTAG
- a CDS encoding polyprenyl synthetase family protein: MDLKGYLKERCVLVDNALEKLLPGENDLPSSIHRAMRYSVFAGGKRVRPVLMLAACEAVGGVLEDALPAACAMEMIHTYSLIHDDLPAMDDDDFRRGRPTNHKVFGEAIAILAGDALLTEAFIALGAPEYVARVGAERLVPATREIAFCAGSRGMVGGQVVDMESEGKSDIDLATVQYIHTHKTGALIKASVKSGAILGGADDAALAAMTKFGETIGLAFQIADDILDIEGTTEQIGKDAGSDQARGKATYPAVMGLAESKRRARELVEIALDALSAFGEEAEPLREIARYIVARES, translated from the coding sequence ATGGATTTGAAAGGCTATTTGAAGGAACGTTGTGTATTGGTAGATAACGCGCTCGAAAAGCTCCTTCCCGGGGAGAACGATCTGCCCTCGTCTATCCATCGGGCGATGCGCTATTCGGTTTTTGCCGGCGGGAAACGGGTGCGACCGGTCTTGATGCTGGCTGCCTGCGAGGCGGTCGGGGGCGTGCTCGAGGACGCGCTGCCTGCAGCCTGCGCCATGGAGATGATCCATACCTATTCGCTGATCCATGACGATTTGCCGGCAATGGACGATGACGATTTCCGGCGGGGCCGTCCGACCAATCATAAGGTGTTCGGCGAAGCGATCGCCATTCTTGCCGGGGATGCTTTGCTCACCGAAGCGTTTATTGCCCTGGGTGCTCCCGAGTATGTTGCCCGTGTCGGTGCCGAGCGTCTGGTTCCGGCGACGCGCGAGATCGCGTTTTGTGCCGGTTCACGTGGCATGGTCGGCGGTCAGGTAGTTGACATGGAGAGCGAAGGGAAATCGGATATCGACTTGGCTACGGTCCAGTATATTCATACCCACAAGACGGGGGCGCTCATTAAAGCCTCGGTCAAGTCGGGCGCGATTCTCGGTGGTGCCGATGACGCTGCCCTTGCCGCCATGACGAAATTCGGCGAGACGATTGGCCTGGCATTTCAGATTGCCGATGACATTCTCGATATCGAGGGGACGACCGAGCAGATTGGTAAAGACGCGGGAAGCGATCAGGCCCGGGGGAAAGCGACCTATCCGGCAGTGATGGGCCTCGCTGAGTCGAAACGGCGCGCCCGGGAATTGGTTGAGATAGCTCTCGATGCGCTGTCCGCGTTTGGCGAAGAGGCGGAGCCGTTGCGGGAGATTGCCCGGTATATCGTTGCCAGGGAGTCATGA
- a CDS encoding exodeoxyribonuclease VII small subunit, with protein sequence MAVEKFETALKKLEELVKKLEGGELPLDESLKAFEEGVKMAAFCSKRLDEAEKKVELLLKKKDGSFSREPFLEEDN encoded by the coding sequence ATGGCCGTCGAAAAATTCGAAACCGCCCTGAAAAAGCTCGAAGAGCTGGTCAAAAAACTTGAAGGGGGCGAACTTCCCCTCGACGAATCGCTTAAGGCTTTTGAAGAAGGGGTCAAAATGGCGGCATTTTGCAGCAAACGACTGGATGAAGCCGAGAAAAAGGTCGAACTGCTGCTCAAGAAAAAGGACGGCTCGTTTAGCCGTGAACCATTCCTCGAAGAGGACAACTAG
- the xseA gene encoding exodeoxyribonuclease VII large subunit, with amino-acid sequence MDLFGEKRILTVSQLTTLVRGVLEENFEHVWVEGEISNVAMPVSGHLYFTLKDAGAQIRCVMFRGSVRALRFKPRDGMGLIVRGRVTVYDQRGEYQLVADYLEPRGLGALQLAFVQLKEALAKEGLFADGHKKSLPLLPRRIGVVTSATGAAIHDILQVLNRRFANVEVLLRPVKVQGEGAAAEIAAAIDDFNRYGAIDVMIVGRGGGSLEDLWAFNEEAVARAIYRSKIPVISAVGHEVDFTIADFAADLRAPTPSAAAELVIKSKEELTARVEFLRHRLIQGMERYLAEQGAALDALSHALRDPGMLIGHLGQRVDDLMERLDHALRTTAHHRAASLAALGLRLQLANPSLRVERGRERLLTLNGRLLTGIGGRVDQWRQSLAVAGARLQSLSPLSTLERGYSIATTIPAKVVIKDSSILAVSDRLELRFHRGSVICRVESDEG; translated from the coding sequence GTGGATCTATTCGGCGAAAAACGAATTCTTACCGTCAGCCAGCTTACCACACTGGTGCGGGGAGTTCTCGAAGAGAATTTCGAACATGTTTGGGTCGAAGGGGAAATCTCCAACGTGGCGATGCCTGTTTCCGGTCATCTCTATTTCACGTTGAAAGATGCCGGCGCCCAGATTCGCTGCGTGATGTTCCGCGGTTCGGTGCGGGCACTCCGGTTCAAGCCGCGGGATGGTATGGGGCTGATCGTTCGCGGCCGGGTGACCGTCTACGATCAACGGGGCGAATACCAGTTAGTGGCCGATTACCTCGAACCCCGGGGGCTCGGGGCGCTGCAGCTTGCGTTTGTCCAGCTGAAGGAGGCTCTGGCCAAAGAAGGATTATTTGCCGACGGGCATAAGAAATCGCTGCCGCTGCTTCCCCGGCGCATCGGCGTTGTTACCTCGGCTACCGGCGCCGCTATCCATGATATCCTCCAGGTATTGAACCGGCGGTTCGCCAATGTCGAAGTCCTGCTTCGCCCGGTTAAGGTGCAGGGAGAAGGGGCGGCGGCGGAAATTGCCGCGGCGATCGACGACTTCAACCGTTATGGAGCTATCGACGTCATGATCGTCGGCCGGGGCGGCGGTTCGCTTGAAGATTTGTGGGCCTTCAACGAAGAGGCGGTCGCCCGGGCAATATATCGTTCGAAAATCCCGGTAATTTCAGCTGTCGGCCATGAAGTCGATTTTACCATTGCCGATTTCGCTGCCGATCTCCGGGCGCCGACTCCGTCGGCTGCTGCCGAATTGGTCATCAAGAGCAAGGAAGAGCTGACTGCCCGGGTGGAGTTTTTGCGGCATCGTTTGATCCAGGGTATGGAGCGCTATCTGGCTGAGCAGGGGGCGGCGCTGGATGCCCTGAGCCACGCGCTCCGTGATCCGGGGATGCTGATCGGCCATCTCGGTCAACGCGTCGATGATTTGATGGAGCGCCTTGATCATGCCCTGCGAACCACAGCGCATCACCGAGCCGCTAGTCTGGCCGCACTTGGGCTTCGTTTGCAGTTGGCCAATCCGTCGTTGCGGGTAGAGCGGGGGCGCGAACGACTGCTGACGTTAAACGGCCGGCTGCTGACGGGGATCGGGGGGAGGGTTGACCAATGGCGGCAGTCGCTGGCGGTTGCCGGTGCTCGTTTGCAGTCATTGTCGCCGCTATCCACTCTCGAGCGGGGCTACAGCATCGCAACAACGATCCCGGCCAAGGTGGTGATAAAAGATAGCTCTATTCTGGCGGTAAGCGATCGACTTGAACTCCGTTTCCACCGGGGCAGCGTTATCTGCCGCGTTGAGTCGGACGAGGGCTGA